CGCTTCTTATTCCCTTGATGCCATGTTTGTTTTGCATGTACTTATCCACATAGGGTAGATTTTTGTTCTCAATGAGCCTCTAGAACTTAGGAGGCAAAACGCGTAGAACACGAACTCCCAATGCAACCTTATTAGGCTTTGGATACTTTAAGGGCCAATGGCTTCAATACGGGAAATGTATGAATCGCTTAGGAAAGGTGTTTTTTATATATGGCCTCACTAGAAATGATTGTCCAACCTAACTTCGTCTCTCTGCTTGCTGAACTAAAATCTTTCCTTTCTACTTACAACAAATTAGCCCTGTCATAGTTCGGCCGAAAGAATCTAGTACAAACTTACATAGTCCCCAAAATACTGTATCGCCATAACATGCTGCTGATTCATCTCCCATCTACATTATTCAGGAATATTCAAAGCATCTTTACAAGATTCTTCTGGAGAGGCACGTCCCTACAACTGGCCCGGTCACAACTGGTGAAAAAGCGCACCGCTAGCAGACTTGGTCTCCTagacatttttaaccccttaataaacaCTGAGCCAATTTtcgtttttgcattttgtttttccttCCCCTCATTACAAGAccgataactttttaatttttcagtcacataatagcttattgtttgtgaaacaaattgtactttgtaatggcaccattcaatgtcctgtgcaatgtactgggaagctggaaaaaattcagaatgaggtgaaattggaaaaaaaccCCACATTTGAGCCAATTTCTGATGGGTTTAATTTTGACTACATTTACTGTGTGGTAGATATGACATGTTACCtgaattctgtgggtcagtacgatcacagcgataccacatttatagagtatttgtaatttgtaatgttttgataccttttcaaaaatgaaaaactttgcaaaattgaaaaaaaaatgtgttactaTTTTCTGACATCTGTAACTCATATTTATAAGTACGGAGCTGGGTATGCCGTTTTTTTATGTGGGAGAAGATGATTTTTTTGTTGATGCCATTTGGGGAAGGTCTGCTggtttgatcatttttttttataacatttttcttaggaggcaaagtgttgaaaaaaacaccATTTGTCTAATTTtgattttttcccccccactaacGCCTTTCCCTATATGGGATAaatatatcaatattttaatagtttgtccATTTTTGAGCGCCAGGATACCAAATCTGTTCAtggttacttttatttatttatttttacatgggatttagggaaagggggtatttgaacttttttgttttttgtctttttttaaatacttgcaaaaactttttttttctacttttactTTTTATGTTCAGACTCCCTTGGAAACTTGAACtctaggggatctgatcactcaTATTATTcagtataatagtaatgtattgtgGTGAATATTAAAATCACTTGACTTCTATTACATGCTATCTatggcagcgtgtaatagaacggatataatgacaagcctggaagtctTCAATAGACTCCCTGCTGTCATGGTAACCAATCGCCACCCTCTGATGAAGATTCAAAGAGCGGCAATCGGTCAAAGACGGTGGCACCAATGGCGCCTGCACACTTTAAATGCTGCTGCTGATCGCAGCTGTTAGCGacgggtcctggctgtattatacagtcgtCATCCGCtgtgtgtatggagagagctcagctcttGAGCGTTCTCTATATATCCCTATGTGACCAATGATGTATTTTTACACCCTTAGTTGTTAAGAGGCTAGATATTATCAGGCTGTCCAACTGAGCTGGGGGTCAAATCTAGTATCTCCAACCTCTTCTTCTGCTTTGGTCCACATGATGCAAGCAACTAATGCCACCCCACCCGGTGGCTACCTCTTTAACTCAATCCTCAAGCCTTGGCATTGGACCCAATTAAAAGATCATGGACTGACGTCTGGAAGGGACTGGCTGAAGAGCTGGCACCTTTTACATGACCATTCCTTCCTGCACATCTGATCCCATCCTTAATAGACTTGAAGCCTACTCCCTACCAATAATTAGGGGCTAGCCTCCATACCCTACAAATATCTCTGTCCTGACAATATGGTAAATATCTCTAGACAATATAGTATTACTTCTCCCCAAGCTCAAACTGACATTTCTACATTTACAACACTTGCAACACTGCTTATCTTTGTTCTGTGGAAGAACTGTTGTCCATCCTCAATTAACTCAGTTCAAGAACCTCTTAGAATCTAGGTTGAAACTCTAACAGAAAATATCTCACCTTTGGCACCATTTACAAGCCTGTAAAAGCCCTTCTCTACCATATTGACAAGCCTGACATTTCTCACTTCTTGGGAGAAGGACCTGACAATCTCACTGTGTCCAGGAGACAAAACCACTCTTCAACACCCTCATGGCATCTCCCCATGCATCCTTGACATCCTTGAAAAAGAACCATTATTAACTCTTGTCCAGATGGTACAGAATTTCTGATTGGATGTtccataccgtgtttccccgaaagtaggacactctcgaaagtaaggcatgggggtggtttctgttgaattgcctaatataaggcaccccccgaaaataaggcatgcccaaaaatcgtgtgcacagcaaagccggctgctgcctctgctgttgtgtccactgtccctgctgttgtaggatgagctctcccagttcatcccagaggcagcacccgacatacagaagagacagcagccggctttgctgtgcacacggagcacagagcacagcatccagccggctgctgtgtcagtgaagtggggatagctaagccccgcccacaaaagctccactaagccacacccccgaagccttgctaagccccacccaccacggccgggatgaacagcagcaccagcgctgctaggaagatgggaaaggtaagtaggataccttccccccctcacctacattACACTACCTACAAACGGCAGTTATGCTGACGCTTCGCTAAGGaagtgctggcatgactgccggttgtaataagacgtcccccgaaaataagacaggtcctatatttagggtgacaatttaatataatacaccgtcttattttcggggaaacacggtaaaagGCTTACAACTGACAACACATGTTGGAGCTGCCACAACCACCTTGGATtctaattatatatctagtggAACTGTCCAGTTCTCCCCTCCTTCTGGTCGCATGTCCAGGAGGACATCAGGCAAATCTTCTCTCCTGACTTTGAGCTAACACCAGAACTGATCTTCTTGGCCATACCATCTCTCCACTACAAATCCCACCAAGATTTATTGACCAGTTTACCACAGCAAAATCAATCACACAGCTACACAGACTTCAAGATTCCACTGATCGAATATTTCCCTCTAACACATATGCTTACTGCTGCACAGTTGCTCATACCACTACAATGGCTTCAGACCTCCCCCGATTGACACAAGAGTGAGTCAAGGTGTACAAAAGTCAAGTGAAGTGGAGGTGCACTAAATCGCACGCTTTGAAGAACTAATGAGCTGGAAAATGAGAACACATCTTCGATTTATGTAGGCATGGTCCAAGTTGCTGCAGATCAACTCTGACTGTTTGATCTCTGTGAATACCTTCCTTAACACAACTACCCCCTCAACCTCACTTATCAACGTTTTTGTTGGTTCTTTGTCTTTCCCTTGTCTACGAGGTCTCTCTACCCCCAGACACGCACATAGATCCTTCTCTATATCTCGGATTAGTGATATAGTTACTCATAGAGGATCATTTATATCACCACTACTGTTTGTTGCATTTGAAATGCTACTGTTTACTATTTTATATTAGAATTGTTTTATGTAATTTCTACTAATGTATGTACTCTGTTTATGTATCCTGTACCCTGACTTATTAAAAGACAATTAaaaacttttgaattaaaaaaaaaaaaattgttacatttCTATGAACCTTTTCTGGTAAAGGCCAAAAATAAATCATTGACTGTCTTGCAAGTACTGGTTTATTGAGGGACAATATAGGGTAGCATATATGCACTTCATTCTAAAAAGCAAGGACAAGTAGTTAAGTGACCAAAGAGGAATATACGTTTAGGGATAAAGCCAAAAGTGCAGCAAATATATAAGAGCTCTTCCTCTTCAGCAGTGGTGCTTATGGCTAGAGTGATGTTGGCTTGTGTGTGCATGGCCATGGCTTCTTCCACTGCCAGAACCGAATCCACCACTAAgatgatgattatgatgatgatgttGGTGATGATGATGTCCACCATGAGAGGATCCTCCTGAATGGTGTTTTCCTCCAGTGCTTGAGTGCAGGACAGCTACAGAAGAGAAAACATGTTAGTGTGAACATTTTATCATACCTGGATACCAGATGTGTAGCCTATAAATATGCAGTAAGTAGTAATGCGTATCACTTACAGATGCTCACTGAGCCATCACAAGCCAATCTGAAAGAAAGCAGAAATGCGTCAGTCTGTCCTACAGCTGTGCACAAGTACACGATATATGTATGTAACATCTTCTATACTGATATAATCTGCAGTCACCTGTGTTCTTCTCCTTCCAGCATCTTCTTATAGGTGGCGATCTCAATATCCAGAGCCAGTTTGACATTCATCAGCTCTTGGTACTCTCTCAGTTGGCGAGCCATGTCCTGCTTGGCCTTCTGTAGAGCCGCCTCCAGTTCTGCCAGTTTGTTCTTGGCATCTCGGACTGCAGCTTCTCCACGTTCCTCAGCCTCTGCTATAGCAGATTCCAGGGCAGCGCGCTATAAATACATTAAGCAGTTCTATATAAGATACAGAGCAGTGGTCTCCAAACAGCGGCATCCTATCGGCACCAAGAGTGGCAGATTATTACTAAAAAAGTTTAGTTAGGACCACTATAACAGAGCATGctcagtattatacagtataatactgtcccagtgttctgtaccaagcacagctgcaatacattgtacagcgctatgcgtggtaagtagtgaaggggctgcagcactCAATATCATAGTTAAATCTTTTAAGAACACgcagacatactgtacattagtTACTTATTGTATATAATTTACAAAATTTCGTCTTTTATGCATATTTGCATGGGCACATCTGCCATGAGCAATGGCCATAGGTGACGCCTTGTGGGATAAAATGGGGATGGCATTTTTGATCCTCCGCAACCTATTGATTTATTCCAATAGGTTGCCGCTTTGGGGGGAAAACAAATGGAGCTATATACTCTatgggaacaaaaaaaaagggattatatactctatgggatccacaaaaaaggggtcatatattgtgtgtgggccaataaaagggtgccatatactgtgtgagggccatattATGTGTTGGAAGACAAAAAAGGCGGCAATATAATGTGTGTGCTCAAAATGAGGCGATTTTTTGATATGTAAGTGGAAAGACAtggcctacaattttaattaggtgGTCCCATCGTGGAACCAAAGATTGCTGGGGTGGGTaggttttttgggaggggggtgcGTTGCTATAGTTCTCCTCAGGCAGCAGACAGGATAGGTTCATTCCTCTTTGTAACAAGCTAGATTTCATTCACCTGGGACTTAGCACATTCAATCTCTCCTTTGAGTCTCTGAATTGTTCGGTTTAGTTCAGCAATCTCATTCTTGCTGTTCTCTAGGTCATTGCCATTTCTTCCAGCTGCCATACGAAGTTCATCAAACTGTTGATATAGGAAGAAATGGAAGTGCTAAGCTGTTAATGTCTATACACATAGATGAATATTTAGTATCTGGGTCTTAGACTCACCCGTGACTGGTACATGGCCTCAGCCTCGGCTCTGCTCCTGTTAGCAATCTCCTCATACTGAGCTCTGACTTCAGAGATGATGCTGTCCAGGTCCAGGTCTCGACTGTTGTCCATGGAGACGACCACTGAGGTGTCTGAGATCTGAGCCTGGAGCTGACTGATCTCCTGCAGAATCAGGAAATAATAATCATCAGACATATGTATCATCTTATCTTATTACTGGGTCATTGtcatgaaaaaaactaaaatattggAGCTTTGTGCCAAAGAGTAAATGTTCTACCGCATCATAGAGTGTCCTTAAGAAGTTGATCTCATCGGTCAGAGAGTCGGCCTTAGCTTGCAGTTCTGCTTTGTTCATGAAAGCGGCATCAAcatcctacaaaaaaaaatacgTGTATCACAGATTCCAGTATTCTCATTTATCTAGGAATATTCTAGATGTCAATACATACCCTCTTTAGCAAGACAAACTCATTCTCTGCCGCTGTACGCCTGTTCATTTCTTCTTCATACCTTCAGTGAGATgtcaaaattatttatattaccCAGCATATAAAAGGCAAATATCAAGTCTGCTAAAATTAAAGGGAATGAGTCAGCCCAATTTAATCCCCAAACCCCTATCATGGGGCATCTCATGTGCTGTCCATTGCTTTCCTTATGATACTCAAGAGTTGACATTGTCCTCCAAAAAATAACTTTCTTTCCTTACACCAATTTTCTCCTATGAGTCAAAGTGATGGAGAGCAAAAAAGTCAAATTCATTTGTCAAAAATCTACCCCGATGACTCAGATATAGAGTGTAACTTAGTAGGTATTCTAGATATTTTGTTCGTTCTCACACCTCAAACTTCTAATTTGTAGAAAAAACTTTCCATAATTATATTCTAGGTGGTagcaataacaataataacaatgcTAATTCGTAGGTTGTCCAACAACCCTATTCAACAATGTTCCAATAGTAATTTTGAGTGTAATGTAACTTTCTACTGCTTGGTCTTCCACTCTACAATTAACGCAAAAGCCAGGCACATTTGTCAGTCAAAAATCTACCCCAATGACTCTAGTCTGTGCCGTTGGCTTCCCATCTACTTTAGAGTACAATTTAAAATTCTCACTTATCACAAAGTTCTTCACCACCCTAAATCTCCTTCCTTATCTCTATCTACCACCCTACCCCTGATCTTCAGTGATCTAGTGACCTCTCACTCTCATCTCTGAGACTTCCCCAGACTTGCACCAATTTTCTAGAATACACTACCCCGGGCATTCATATTACTACCAAACTTCCAAAGTTTCAAATATGTTCTTAAAAACTCACCTTCTAAGTCGGGCTTATCACATCCCGAAATCTAACTCTTCTAAAGTCGCTCTCCTTAAGGTAACTCTAACTTGTTATTGTAAGTGTATAATAGGAAATTTGCACTCAAGTTTGCACTGTTTTCTTACCTTCTTTTAAATTCTTCCATTGTTTCCTCCATGTTGGTCCTTTCTGCTTCCAGGCGAGAGCTTTCACATTCCAGGTTCTCCAGTTGTCTCCTGAGGTTACTGATAAAAGCCTCAAACAGAGGTTCAATCTGACACTGGGCTGTTTTCTGGTCTTGTAGAAGAGCCCACTTGGTTTCCAGCATCTTGTTTTGTTGCTCCAGATATCTTACCTACACGCATGTGCAGACATAGTGTACacttattatataatatacacttaTTATAGATATAATGATATTTGCTTATAACCAAAGTTTTGCTATTAATGTTTGTATGGTAGACAATCCACACGGTATAGAACAGTATAGTCTCTGCAGTTTTCTATACAAAGGCACAGAgtaaaaaaatactgtatatatattctcaTAATACAGATCAATGTATGTCTATACACTGTGATATTGTATGTCAGAGCTTCTGCTGAAGGTataggggtctccatgcggattctATCCGGACGCAATACAcacgctaatgtgaactgacccttagattgGTAGTTGTGTATAAACACGAGTTTATCAGAGGTTTTCCTTACACACAAGTGCACAGACATCTGATTCCCAGTGAGGGCACAATGATTATAAACCACCAGCGAGAAAAAGATGGACATCAAGTAACAGCCGTACATGTACGAAGGTTCGCATTAAGGAGATCTATGTTACTTTAGCCCTTGTtgtattgttattactattacattAACATTAACCATCGTCATACTTTATATGAAAAATCGAGATGCTGATATTTGGATGAGCTCCATCTGCAAAGATTTAGAAGAGCACAGATTTCCAGAGTTTTCCCTTTATTCCAGGTTATGTCTATACAGAACTTAAAACTCATATTCTACAGTATATTTCGTTATGGCTTCATCTTTTCCTAGGCTTAATAAACTATAAAATTTACCTTGTCGATGAAAGAAGCAAACTTATTGTTCAGTCCTTTGATCTGATTCTTCTCCTCAGTTCTTACTCTCTGGATACTTGAGTCCATTTCCAAGTTTAATGGGGCAAGGAGACTCTCATTTATTGTGACAGGGGTGATCCCTGCAGAGCAAGAAGATCTTCCAAAACCAATACCTCCAAATCCAGATCCATGCCCACTTTTGCCCACATGGCAGCTTCCAAATGAGATTTTATGTCCCTTGGATCCAATGTTATGGGCGCTCTTGCTGCTGAAGCAGTGCTGAGTCTTGTGTCCATGTCCTGTGTGTTTAGAAGAATGGGATAAGATGCTGTGAGAGCTGGAGTGTTTAGGTAAAGCTACAGAACAAGAGCTGAAGTGCTTGTGTCCAGAGGAGGCGAGGATGGAGTGATGAGACATGGCGGTTCTTCTCCAAGTCAGCTACAGAGGATGTCCGGTGGATGTGAGTGAGAATAGCTGCAGTACTGAAGACCTTCTGTTGGCCGCTTTTATACTTGTATTGGTTTTTAACAATCACATAAAATCATTCCGACTCCATGAGTGTTGTATGGTCGCATCATTTGCTTCAGTTTATGGAAGGCAGTTCAGTAACACGCCTGTATTATCAAagctatgatgtatattattggCTGTGCTCAGAAGAATGATGTGTCCTCTTCTTCTCTGTAGTACAGAGCAAGACAAATAGTAGCACCAAACTATAAACCCAACACCCGACCGAAATAGTGAAATGTTTGTGTCTTTCAAAATGTTCTGTGCAAGTACATCATATGAGCTAATGGAAAATGGAATATCACATAGTATTTCTACAAGTTACTGGTTCAAGGAAAATATCCAAGAACCTTCAACCCTCATATTACTTTAGTGCTAAATGGAATAGGTTAGTCTAAATGCATTGTACATCTTTGAACTTAGTGCAACATAAAGATTTGCTCGTTTTTTTCAGGTTaccaaaaaaaaagcagtttaccATATGGGCAACAAATGCCACCataaaactggccatacacataagatttgCTCATCTGAACTGAAATGTGGTTGATTGTTCATATGGCCAACTGTTCTAAATGCATGAACAACCATGGTCCTCCCGACAATATTTGAGTATCCCAGACACTTAGAAAATTAACAGATGAAAGTCTTTTGATGTTAATGAAATGCAAAAAGCAGGAAATGATAAATGTTTTGTGGATGTGTTAGAAGTACAAACATGTTCCCACAATACAAAAATCACCCAGAAGTTCCCCATATACAACAGTTCATGCCAGACAGAtaactgaaaaaaatcaatgcaatagAGTTTGGTTGTGACCAACTTTAGTTGGCTGTATGGGTTGGACTGTTGAAGGTTTATATAGTCAACCACCAACAGACAGTCCAAAGTCTGACACTTCACCGGTCTGATGTTATGGCCGGATTTAAGCAACAATCACAAAACGCCATTCAAAATTGACATCCTGATCTTATACTGGACCGAAGGCTTGAATGCAATGCATATAAAGCGTCatgccatataaaataaaattggatCAAATATATCTAATATTTCACTGGCTGCCAAAGGCTTTCAGCAATTTTTTAATTAATACAAATTGTacagtacagcgctgcggaatatgttggcgctatataaataaaaattattattattatattatttaattaTGGGCAGAGGTCTGCTCTACTATTACCATTATTAAACACATTTGGTTGAAAAGAACTATCAGAGAAGAGGTTAACCACCATGACCATATTTTTTCCTGATCCTAGCATTCGTTGCACGAACAAGGTTGTCTATTACAACCACCGATCTTATGGTGATGCTGAAAATATCCAGAAGATCATTATGAAATAAATTGTAGCCATGgtggggaaaaagtcagctgtCCATGATGTTAATTTTTGTCATGGATTTAGAAGGggttaaaacttaaaaaaacGAACCTGCAGACAGGAAGGGTTTAGAGGCAGAGCTTAGTATAAGTGCTAGCTAACACAATATGGCTTCTACATGTTTCGTTTACTCAGTGCTGACACGTTTAtgatgtttttatatatatactattgtATATATACTATTGTAGGTTGGCTTTTTTGTTAGGTGTTGTATCATAGTTTAATGTCCACAGTATTTAATGGTGACAACGATGACAACAACGGGAGGGGTTTATATAGTCGCTGTCAACTATTTCACAGACGTTTATCATTTGTGTCATGGttcagatttttctttttattcatgTCATACGTGCTATAGATGTAGACCAGCATGATAAAAGGGATTGTTCGTCTCCACTGACGTGTATTTTTTAGAAAACACGGCTACTGCttggttattcctcctggaaacataTAAGTAAATTAACTATTGgcggtgactagggttgagcgatcggaatgggaaaagattggattccgattggcgatcgagtaaatttcacgattgcgatcgggatcgagatcggctggaaaatgataggaaatcagattttaaaatcgatcttgaaatctcaagatcggctcaaccctagcggtGACCCTTTATCTCGTGAACATGGTATGTCTCTACAGCCCACAGACAGGAGCATAGCTATAAGGAGTGCAGAGGTAACAGTCATTACTGGGCCCTAGACTCTGAAGgaacctctgccacataaaatattctagtattctaaatggtacaaggtagGTATGAGCCCCATTATAGATTTTTCACTGGGACCCAGGACCTTCAAGTTATACCTCTAGCCATTGACAAAAGGTGGCATCATCTAGTTGTCAATTTGATCATACATTTTGAGAAGGAATTCTTCATTTGAAGGACCAAAAGAACGGACAAATGGGGCACTAAAATAGGGGACACAGATGGAACCCAAGGACTACATTAACTACAATGGTGCTCATGTGGTGTCCGTCAGATGTCCATATCACCCGTCACACCTCAGCCATGAAAGTGGAGTGGGCAGTGTAAGCCAGGAAAAAGTCCATGGCATTTGCGACTCTTcaatgccttgtatgccagataACTGGAGCACAAagcataataaatctgtccccCCGACTCTCTTCTGCTAATCTTTGACGTATCTTCACTTCATGACACAAATGTTGCCATTACTTTTTATAACACCACTTCCACTCTTAATTCACCCATTTAACACACTAGTTATTTGGCAACCATGATATACTGACCTGACAAAAAAACCCCTCAAGGATTGCATAAAGATGCCCAAAGAAAAGCTACTCAAAGGAAGACTAAATCAGTTATAGAGATTCTCGACTTCAAATCTGACAGGACTTCAAAACTTGTTCAGTACTCTAATATTTTCCTTATTCCACAACtctgaaagaggaccaagggctgggcccacaggttcagcaggacacgaagacacacagacacacaacgtTTTAATTCCCAGGACAATGTTTATTGAGCAAAGTAATGAAGAGAGACCTGGGAAAATattcctgtgattgggtctcaaccGTCAAGTGGGGCAAGCTGACATCATCAAACCGACATACAACAGGGGACTTTGAGACCTAATCAAAGCCTCCAGCAGTGACTCCAGGACTCATTACTTCAGTCACAGGCTGGAAGAACCCTGTGAAGGGCTGTGGACCATCcgaatttatttttaatcatctTCCCTGGGCAggccactattgtaaaggggacgGACAGCAtgtacagacatcacatgacacCAGGCCCCTTTCTAATAATGAGATTTATAGTATAGTGTTTTGGGACCCCAGCCATCTTCATCTGGCCATGGGCCCCATACCCCTCCAAACATGGAGGCAGTTGTACCCCCTATGACCATAATCCATATGGATGAGGTTCCAAGGCTGTCATTTAAATTGACTGGTTCTGTAGATATCCTTATACAGAGGCCTATCTATAAGAAAAGTCCCCACTGGAGTATGGCTTGCATGCTAATAAAGACCCCACCCTAATAAGACTGAACTCCACAGCAGAGCTATTAGATTAGAATTCCTCCCTAGC
This sequence is a window from Leptodactylus fuscus isolate aLepFus1 chromosome 2, aLepFus1.hap2, whole genome shotgun sequence. Protein-coding genes within it:
- the LOC142195785 gene encoding keratin, type II cytoskeletal cochleal-like; its protein translation is MSHHSILASSGHKHFSSCSVALPKHSSSHSILSHSSKHTGHGHKTQHCFSSKSAHNIGSKGHKISFGSCHVGKSGHGSGFGGIGFGRSSCSAGITPVTINESLLAPLNLEMDSSIQRVRTEEKNQIKGLNNKFASFIDKVRYLEQQNKMLETKWALLQDQKTAQCQIEPLFEAFISNLRRQLENLECESSRLEAERTNMEETMEEFKRRYEEEMNRRTAAENEFVLLKRDVDAAFMNKAELQAKADSLTDEINFLRTLYDAEISQLQAQISDTSVVVSMDNSRDLDLDSIISEVRAQYEEIANRSRAEAEAMYQSRFDELRMAAGRNGNDLENSKNEIAELNRTIQRLKGEIECAKSQRAALESAIAEAEERGEAAVRDAKNKLAELEAALQKAKQDMARQLREYQELMNVKLALDIEIATYKKMLEGEEHRLACDGSVSISVLHSSTGGKHHSGGSSHGGHHHHQHHHHNHHLSGGFGSGSGRSHGHAHTSQHHSSHKHHC